The region ccccccccatctccaccAGGTGACCCCCACCTCTTTGGCTCCTCGCTCTCTCTAGTCTTTCGCTCGTTCTTTGACTCCTTGCTCTCTCTAGTCTTTCGCTCGTTCTTTGGCTCCTCGCTCTCTCTAGTCTTTCGCTCGTTCTTTGGCTCCTCGCTCTCTCTAGTCTTTCGCTCGTTCTTTGGCTCCTCGCTCTCTCTCTAGTCTTTCGCTCGCTCTCTAGTCTTTCGCTCGTTCTTTGGCTCCTCGCTCTCGTCTTTTGCTCGCTCTTTGGCTCCTGCTCGCTCTCTTGTCTTTCGCTCTCTTTGGCTCCTCGCTCGCTCTCGTCTTTCGCTCTTTTTGGCTCCTCGCTCGCTCTTTGGCTCCTCGCTCGCTCTTTGGCTCCTCGCTCGCTCTTTGGCTCCTCGCTCGCTCTTTGGCTCCTCGCTCGCTCTTTGGCTCCTCGCTCGCTCTTTGGCTCCTCGCTCGTCTTTCGCTCGCTCTTTGGCTCTCTCGTCTTTCGCTCGCTTTCTCTCTCGTCTTTCGCTCGCTCTTTGGCTCCTCGCTCGCTCTCTTGTCTTTCTGGCTCTCTGGCTCTTCGCTCGCTCCCTTGTCTTTCTCTCTCTATATGGCTCCTCACCTTTGCTGATTTTCTTGTTCTCAGGGCCAGAAGCTGCTGCCCCGTTTTCCCGTTCGTCTGACTGTGACACCTGGCCGGAGCCATGACGGCCGCAGAGAACGTGTGCTACACCCTCATCAACATCCCCATGGACTCCGAGCCTCCATCGGAGATCACGCTCAAGACTGACCTGGGTAAGAAAATGGCACTTGTCTTGAGCGCTGTGGATTAACCCTCGAGTGCCCTCATATGGGCGCAGTTGGCCATTTCTGTTTGCCGTCTCCTTGCCCCTCCCCCACGCTTTCTTCTGTAAAGCGCTCTGCCTTGTTCACCTGCAGAGAAAGGAGACGTGAAGTCCAAGACGGAGGCTCTGAAGAAAGTCATCATCATGATCCTGAACGGGGAGAAGCTGCCCGGACTCCTGATGACCATCATCCGCTTCGTGCTGCCGCTGCAGGACCACACCATCAAGAAGCTGCTCCTCGTCTTCTGGGAGATCGTCCCCAAAACGACCCCGGACGGGAAACTGCTGCAGGAGATGATCCTCGTGTGCGATGCCTACAGGAAGGTCCGCTACTGATGCTGGGGACCGCCAATATGGCTGCCGGCGTGCCGCCTCCGGTAGTGACTGCGGTGTGTTTCTCGCCATCTTTTCAGGATCTCCAGCATCCAAACGAGTTCATTCGCGGCTCCACCCTGCGCTTCCTGTGTAAGCTGAAGGAGGCCGAGCTCCTGGAGCCCCTGATGCCGGCGATCCGGGCCTGCCTGGAACATCGGCACAGCTATGTGAGGAGGAACGCCGTGCTGGCCATATACACCATCTACAGGTACCGCGCGTTCCACCATTTCCAGGGTCTCTGCTCGCTTTCAGTGAGTGACTGCCTGCATCCAGAGTGCTCGGGGCTAGCGGCCATGTCTGTCGTGTGAGGTGAAGGGAAGATAAAGCTGTTCTGAAGTGGTCAATTTACCAAGTTCTTACTGCCATGGAAAATGGGGGGACACTGCATAACATTGCTACAGAAAGATGACCGTAAATTGGCCGATGGGAGCCCAGCAGCCATGGTGACGGCGTGCCCGACCTGATAAGACCCCGCTCCTGGGATAAGAAGCCGCCTGCATGTTGGCTGTTTATCTCACTATAATATTCCATTGTACGTAACGTAGCGCTCCCCTCTTTTctatggcaggaacacagggccaGGTGTCTAACCATACCATTTCTGAGTGCAGTTTCCTTCGTATTTTTCTAGCTGGCCAAGTACACACTAGTGCAGATGTGCCGCTCAGTCTTTCTAGTGGTGTGTGGCTGGCAGCCTCGTCCTGCCTACTGCATGCCCGGCGCCTTTCCCACAATGTTGCCATGTTATGTCATGGCTGCCACTAGTCACAAGAGGCGGTATGGATATACGGATATCGGAGGGCTCCAGGACCCTGGCCGTCACAAACTAATGACATGGCCGCTTGTACAGGGTCCTGCAAGTCTATTTGCTCGACTGTAATCCAGAGATTTTCTTCCCCTGTGTGgacttgttacagtgtatcagtgcagtTAGTGCGATGTGAACATTGTCCTTACTGGCACTGTTATATTGTAACAAACCCTCCGCTGTGGCTCAGGCGTCATCCGTTCTTGTAGACGAGACCCCCTGAGCGGTCTGTGGGGCCATGATTGCAGGGGCTGCGATGCTGGCGGCTCTGTTCACTGATCTGATCCCTCCGATTCATCTTCTCTTCTAGAAACTTTGAACATCTGATTCCGGACGCTCCGGAGCTCATCCACGACTTCCTGGTGAACGAGAAGGACGCCAGCTGCAAGAGGAACGCCTTCATGATGCTGATTCATGCCGACCAGGTACGCAGCCCCTGTGCGGgagctgttatgggggcactgggggTCCAGATCACCATCCACAAGCACTGGGATGgaactgctgcagaggataagggaTCAGAGAATCTGCACAGTGCCCCTATGACAACACTGATCGCTCCTCTGTTGTGCTGAGGACAGTTCCCTGTGACCTCTGAACTTGTGTTTCCCCAGGACCGGGCTCTGGATTACCTCAGCACCTGCATCGATCAGGTCCACACCTTCGGTGACATCTTGCAGCTGGTGATTGTGGAGCTCATATACAAGGTGCGTATTATCCGCCAGCGCTGATCTTAGGCCGACACCTAAAGCGATCACGGGATGTCCGGATCCTTGGATATTTTACTATTCGCTTAGAAAATGGCAAACTCCTTACCACTCGCCCTACCCATCTCCCACCTTCTCAGAGTCCACCGGCGGTGTTTGCATCCTAGTCTGCGTCAATGACTTGTGACCCCTGCGGCCAATCGGAGGTTGCAGCAGACGCGGCTGTGCGACCTGGGAGAGGTGCGACGCTTGTTATTAAGTTTATCTAGTGTTATTCTGATAAAGACACTGGAGAAGGGAATACAAACCTCCTCCATGAACGGCGCCACTCCTGCCTGTAGGTTGTGTGTGGCATTGCAGGCCATTACAGCTGGCATAAGCTGCCATGTTTACTAGTAGCGGACACCATTCATGGCCGCTAGCACCAGTGCGCCCTGGAGATGTGGGGACTAGTGACGGAGGGCATCCAGTGTGCACCCCGGAGATGTGGGGACCGGTGACGGAGGGCATCCAGTGCGCGCCCTGGAAATGTGGGGATTGGTGACGGAGGGCGTCCAGTGCACGCCCCGGAGATGCGGGGACCGGTGACAGAGGGCGTCCAGTGCGCGCCCCGGAGATGTGGGGACTGGTGACGGAGGGCGTCCAGTGCACGCCCTGGAGATTTGGAGACTGGTGACGGAGGGCGTCTAGTGCGTGCCCCGGAGATATGAGGACTGGTGACGGAGGGCGTCCAGTGCACGCCCCGGAGATGCGGGGACCGGTGACGGAGGGCGTCCAGTGTGCACCCCGGAGATGCGGGGACCGGTGATGGAGGGCGTCCAGTGCGCGCCCCGGAGATGTGGGGACTGGTGACGGAGGGTGTCCAGTGCGCGCCCTGGAGATGTGGTGACCGGTGATTGGAGGGTGTCCAGTGCGCGCTCCGGAAATGTGGGGACTGGTGACGGAGGGTGTCCAGTGCGCGCCCGGGAGATGTGGTGACCGGTGACGGAGGGTGTTCAGTGCGCGCCCCGGAGATGTGGTGACGGGTGCTCTGATCTTCGATGGAACTAGTGTACGCATATGCGCTTCTCCTGTAATCCCAGGTCTGTGTTTGGCAGGTGTGTCACGCCAACCCCTCCGAGAGAGCGCGCTTCATTCGATGTATCTACAACCTACTGCAGTCCTCCAGCCCAGCTGTGAAGTATGAAGCTGCTGGGACCCTCGTCACTCTGTCCAGCGCACCCACTGCCATCAAGGTGCGTGAGCCATAAGCCTCACACGTCCTTATGGGTCCTCCCACCCATGTGTTGCTCTCTTCGTGTCCTCACCCATGGTTGTTCTCCGTGTTCCTCGTGTCCAGGCCGCGGCTCAGTGCTACATCGACCTGATCATTAAAGAGAGCGACAACAATGTGAAGCTGATCGTCCTGGATCGCCTGATCGAGCTGAAGGACCACCCATCTCACGAGCGCGTCCTGCAGGTACTCATGTCCAAATCTTCGACTTCCACAATTTTCCATTACATTCTGCTTTATTCCTTCAATGTTCCAAGCTGTTTGCTGCAGTGAACGGCGGCATCATCCCCACCGGCAGCATCGTCCCCCTATGTGTCCGGAGGCTCTTGGAAACAGTGTGGAAATGAAGCCCAGAGTAACGTGTTGTACCTTCTTACTCTTGATCTTCCATTCCTCGTCTTCTCCCTCTTCATCTCCAGGATTTGGTCATGGACATCCTGAGGGTTCTCGGCACCCCGGACCTCGAAGTGCGCAAGAAAACTCTGCAGCTCGCGCTTGACCTGGTGTCCTCCAGGAATGTGGAAGAGGTAAGAGGGgcgacacctgggggagggggtcaGGGGCAAcacctgtgtgtgtggggggggggggtcaggggcGACACCTGTGTGTGGGGGGGTTTGTGGGCGACACCTTGGGGGGGGGTTGTGGGCAACACctgtggggaagggggggggggggggggtcggggaTACACCTGGGGTCAGTAGATTAACTTTGCATCCTGTCCTTGTAGCTGGTGATCGTCCTGAAGAAGGAGGTGATAAAGACCAACAATGTGACGGAGCACGAGGACACGGACAAGTACCGGCAGCTGCTCGTCCGGACGCTGCACTCCTGCAGCGTTCGCTTCCCAGACATGGCCGCCAACGTCATCCCGGTGGTGAGTCCAGAGTAATGCGCTGCGTTTTACCTGATGGTAGTCATCTTACTGGGCCATTCTGATAATCCGCCCACCATCAGGTTTCTAGTTCTGCTGATGCCGCGGTTTCATTATTGCGCCGTCCTTGTGCCTGCAGCTCATGGAGTTCCTCAGTGACAGTAACGAGGCGGCAGCTGCCGACGTCCTGGAGTTCGTGCGAGAAGCCGTTCAGAGGTTCGATAACCTGAGAACTCTCATCGTGGAGAAGATGCTGGAGGTTTTCCACTCTATCAAGTCTGTGAAGTGAGTatggtcaagtaaataaggcagcacactgcagcgctagaacatgcaaacatgaaacatgaaaactgaactgcattactgcactagaaatatgaaaaattagagcgtttagcgcataaaaatggccaaatttatgtgtacctggtagccactttagggcatctctcgtataccaggtcctacgcttttcgTCGCTGAGAATaagcgtctccatctgaatgggtacttgtgaaaacctcttcttagactaacattctctctgtggaggggtaatggacctgttgcgattaaaacacctgtggctaggaggcggagtgctcggtcagaaggctaaagaatacatttaaaaaactgaccgtcacatccaaacataggtgaagtgtgaacaggtgctgaacctagagtcaccaactcatatacagtcaagtaaataaggcagcatgggtacccatcagatggagacgtttattctcagcgaggaaaggaaagcgtaggacctggtatacgagagatgccctaaagtggctaccaggtacacataaaattggccattcttatgcgctaaacgctctcatttttcatatttctagtgcagtaatgcagttcagtttgcatgtttcagcgctgcagtgtgctgccttatttacttgactgtatacgagttggttactctaggttcagcacctgttcacacttagcctatgtttggatgtgacggtcagttttttgaaatgtgaagtGAGTATGGGCGCAGCAGCCGGCACCCTCTGATACTGCTATGTCATCTATTGTCCATGACCAGTGAGGTCTGTAGACGCATGGGGTCGTGTCACCTGACAATATTACAACATGGACACGAAATGTGGGATAAAACCGCCATACTTTACACTGCTGGAAGCTAGTTGTTGAGCTCTTGGGTgcagagtgtgtgtgtgcgtgcgtgcgtgcacaCGGTGCGAGTGTGTGCATGTACacggtgcatgtgtgtgtgtgtgtacacggtgCATGTGGGTGCGTGTACACGGGGTGTGTGTGTGCGtacgcggtgtgtgtgtgtgtgtgtgtgtgtgtacgtacgtACCTACGCggggtgtgtgtgtgcgtgcgtacgcggggggtgtgtgtgtgcgcgtgcgtaCGCGGGGTGTGCGTGCGTACGCGGTGTGTGTGTGCGCACGTAcgcggggtgtgtgtgtgtgtgtgtgtgtgtgtgtgtgtgtgtgcgcgtgcgtaCGCGGTGTGTGCGTACGCACGCGGGGGGTGTGCGCGCGTACGCGggggtgtgtgtgtgcgcgtggggTGTGCTGGGGAAATGTGCTCATTTATAGTGGAGTAGTGAAATAGCGGGGGCTGCTCCAGTTATTCGGGGGACCCCTCGGTGACATCCATACACCCCCCGTAGGGCAGGGCATGCTGAGAATACAGCGCCTCTTGTCTTGCAGGATTTACCGCGGAGCGCTGTGGATTCTGGGAGAATATTGCAGCACTAAAGACGACATCCAGAGCGTGATGACGGAAGTGCGCCGGTCCCTGGGAGAGGTGAGTGCCGCTGACCATGATGGCTCTGCGTAGGAGATGAGGATGAGGCTTCACTCCGTCCCCGCTCTCCTCCAGGTCCCAATCGTAGAGACTGAGATAAAGAAGGAGTCCGGAGAACTGAAGCCGGAGGAGGAGGTGACGGTCGGCCCCAGTCAGAAGCTGGTGACGGAGATGGGCACTTACGCCACCCAGAGCGCGCTCAGCAGCTCCCGCCCCGccaagaaggaggaggagaggtcagAGACACTTACTGCCGAGCAGCTCCGGGACTTTGTGTTTTATATCCTctactcacatccagagctgcacccacagctctGCAGACACCGCTCACTGTCGGGGCTGGGTTAGGATTTCACTGGTGCAATTACAGCTGGTACTCCAGTGCAGCGCTCGCCATGCTGCTGAGCATAAGAGCAGTCAGTTGTCGTTAATTGCATGGATACTGGTGTTAACCCTTATTCCGCTGCCTCCGCAGGCCGCCTCTCCGTGGATTTCTGCTGGACGGAGATTTCTTTGTTGCAGCGTCTCTCGCCACCACCCTGACCAAGATCGCGCTGCGCTACGTGGCGCTGGTTCCAGAGAAGAAGAAGCAAAACgtaagtgaaatctgcagaaaatgtGTCCAGCATTCATTCACCGACAGCAAGCAGAGGCGGTGAGCGAAACCGCGAGATTCATATAGGGCGTGCCATCATCCTCAGGCTGcaggatgatgatggtggtggtggcctGCACAGCCCTGACCGCCCTCTGTTGCCCCGTGCCCTGACCGCCCTCTGTTGCCCCGTGCCCTGACCGCCCTCTGTTGCCCCGTGCCCTGACCGCCCTCTGTTGCCCCGTGCCCTGACCGCCCTCTGTTGCCCCGTGCCCTGACTGCCCTCTGTTGCCCTGACTGCCCTCTGTTGCCCCCTGTTGCCCTGACTGCCCCCTGTTGCCGTCTCTGCAGTCCTTCGTGGCGGAGTCCATGCTTCTCATGGCGACCATTCTGCACCTGGGCAAGTCCTCTCTCCCCAAGAAGCCGATCACGGACGATGACGTGGACCGCATCTCCCTGTGTCTGAAGGTCTTGTCCGAGTGCTCGCCGCTGATGAACGACATCTTCAACAAGGAGTGCCGCCTGTCGCTGTCACACATGCTGTCCGCCAAGCTGGAGGAGGAGAAGCTGTCACAGAAGGTGAGGCTGCCGCCGCCGACCTCCTCCTTGTCGGTGACCGATCTAACTGAGCGTCCTCTCCTCCCAGAAAGAGTCCGAGAAACGCAACGTGACGGTTCAGGCCGACGACCACATCTCCTTCATGCAGCTGACCGCCAAGAACGAGATGTCGTCCAAAGAGGATCAGTTCCAGCTAAGTCTCCTGGCAGCGATGGGAACCACGCAGAGGAAGGAGGCGGCCGACCCGCTAGCATCGAAGCTGAACAAGGTGCCGGGAGCCTGACAGCCGCGCATCTGTACAGGCAGGGCGTCAGCAGTGACATGGGGGCGGGGcaggagtataaggggcgtggtctcatatcagtgatgtcatcaccaggggcggggctggtgtataaggggcgtggtctcatgaGTGATGACTTCACTGGGGCGGGGCTGACAATCTCCCACGTATACAGGCAGGGTATCAGCTGGTATTGGAGGGGTGGTGGTCGCAGTGAGGCGGTGGATGAGCTCTTCTCTGTTCCGTTGCAGGTGACTCAGCTGACGGGGTTCTCGGATCCGGTGTACGCGGAGGCCTACGTGCACGTGAACCAGTATGACATCGTGCTGGATGTGTTGGTCGTCAATCAGACCAGTGACACTCTGCAGAACTGCACGCTGGAGCTCGCCACGCTGGGTAAGACACTGCAGAGCTGATGTGACGCTTCTGTGTCTTTTTCGTGCTCTAATATTATTTCTGCGATGTCCTAGAATACTTTGTGTCTTGTTTCTCTCTCCAGTTCTTTGTTTGTTGTTGGTGAATTGTAAAATCTATTACATTTTAGAACTTTCCATTTATATAATTATTCAGTTCCGAGCTGGGGGGGGCGCTGGGCTGGGGCCTCTGGGGGTTGGGTTGTGTTTGGGGGTCTCTGTGACTTATTAACCTGTGATCTTTGCTATTTCATGAGGAACTGATCTTTCCAGCTTCGGGGGAGCTACGCCAGCCGCGCTCGGACACGATAATAACCGTTGTGACTTCTGTTATTAATTTCAGGGGATCTGAAGCTGGTGGAGAAGCCGTCGCCCCTCACACTCGCTCCACACGACTTTGCAAACATCAAAGCAAATGTGAAAGTCGCCTCAACTGAAAACGGGATCATATTTGGAAACATTGGTGAGACCCTGGTATAATGCGCTGTCACCACTGACCACAGGGGGCGCCGATGTTTTTGTGCCTTTGTTtccctttttctttactgtaatGTCGGCTTTCCATGTGCTGATGTTGATCTGaactagcagagctgcagtgtaaagcatggagggggCAGATGTGACTGCTGTGTAGTAAAGCTCTGCGTGTAGATGCTCTGCAGTGACCGGAGCTTTCTGTCTGCAGTGTACGATGTGTCCGGCGCAGCGAGTGACAGGAACTGCGTGGTCCTCAGTGACATCCACATCGACATCATGGATTACATCCAGCCGGCCGGCTGCACGGACACAGAGTTCAGGCAGATGTGGGCCGAGTTTGAGTGGGAGAACAAGGTGAGCGCTGTGTGATGGAGGGGAAGgtgcttctccccccccccccccccctcccgagtGCTCCAGCAGGCTCCCCTCCCCCCAGAGTGCTCCGGCAGGCTCCCCGCCCCCCAGAGTGCTCCGGCAGGCTCCCCGCCCCCCAGAGTGCTCCAGCAGGCTCCCCTCCCCCCAGAGTACTCCGGCAGGCTCCCCGCCCCCCAGAGTGCTCCAGCTGGCTCCCCGCCCCCCAGAGTGCTCCAGCTGGCTCCTCGCCCCCCCAGAGTGCTCCGCTGACTTCTGTCTCCATCCAGGTCACCGTTAACACCAACATTATCGACCTGAACGAGTATCTGCAGCACATCTTGGGATCCACAAACATGAAGTGTCTGACACCGGAGAAGGTGAGCGCCAGGCACCAAATGCTGCTCCGCCTGCAGATCAGCGGCCCTGTGACCCTGAGTCGTCACCCGCTGCAGCCATCCTCCGCGCTCTGACTCGCTGGGAAATCCTCTTGTGATTGATGTGATCTCTCCCGTCAGGCGCTGTCTGGTTACTGCGGGTTTATGGCGGCCAATCTCTACGCTCGCTCCATATTTGGGGAGGATGCACTCGCCAATGTCAGCATTGAGAAGCCGATCCACCTGGGCCCCGACGCTCCGGTGACGGGACACATACGGATTAGAGCCAAGAGCCAGGTGAGAGTCCACCCGCTGAATACCGCCCTGTGTGTGCGGCCAGCGTCTACTAATGTCTGCTCTCTCCCGCAGGGCATGGCGCTGAGTCTCGGGGACAAAATCAACCTGTCTCAAAAGAAGCCCACGGTATAGAGACCCCCGCCCCACACCGGGCACCTCCCTCTGCGTGCGTCGTCACTCCCAGGATCTGCAGCCGATGGCCGATCTCTGGATCCAGTCCATCAACATCATTTTATTTCTTCTGTCCATTTACCAGATATGAAGCCGCAACGTGGTTATGTCCGCGCTTCTGCTCCGACAATAAATGTTTCTTTTGATTATTCTGTTGGAGTCAATTCCTGTGATTTAGGAGCTTTGCCTCTTCACAGCTATGAGGTGCACGCTCTATAGTGGGGACATTGTGCTGAGGGGCATCGAACTGTGTGGGggcaatgtactgtggggacatcatactgtgtgtgggggaatgtactgtggagacaaactgggggaatgtactgtggggacatcatactgtgtgtggggaca is a window of Ranitomeya variabilis isolate aRanVar5 chromosome 2, aRanVar5.hap1, whole genome shotgun sequence DNA encoding:
- the COPB1 gene encoding coatomer subunit beta codes for the protein MTAAENVCYTLINIPMDSEPPSEITLKTDLEKGDVKSKTEALKKVIIMILNGEKLPGLLMTIIRFVLPLQDHTIKKLLLVFWEIVPKTTPDGKLLQEMILVCDAYRKDLQHPNEFIRGSTLRFLCKLKEAELLEPLMPAIRACLEHRHSYVRRNAVLAIYTIYRNFEHLIPDAPELIHDFLVNEKDASCKRNAFMMLIHADQDRALDYLSTCIDQVHTFGDILQLVIVELIYKVCHANPSERARFIRCIYNLLQSSSPAVKYEAAGTLVTLSSAPTAIKAAAQCYIDLIIKESDNNVKLIVLDRLIELKDHPSHERVLQDLVMDILRVLGTPDLEVRKKTLQLALDLVSSRNVEELVIVLKKEVIKTNNVTEHEDTDKYRQLLVRTLHSCSVRFPDMAANVIPVLMEFLSDSNEAAAADVLEFVREAVQRFDNLRTLIVEKMLEVFHSIKSVKIYRGALWILGEYCSTKDDIQSVMTEVRRSLGEVPIVETEIKKESGELKPEEEVTVGPSQKLVTEMGTYATQSALSSSRPAKKEEERPPLRGFLLDGDFFVAASLATTLTKIALRYVALVPEKKKQNSFVAESMLLMATILHLGKSSLPKKPITDDDVDRISLCLKVLSECSPLMNDIFNKECRLSLSHMLSAKLEEEKLSQKKESEKRNVTVQADDHISFMQLTAKNEMSSKEDQFQLSLLAAMGTTQRKEAADPLASKLNKVTQLTGFSDPVYAEAYVHVNQYDIVLDVLVVNQTSDTLQNCTLELATLGDLKLVEKPSPLTLAPHDFANIKANVKVASTENGIIFGNIVYDVSGAASDRNCVVLSDIHIDIMDYIQPAGCTDTEFRQMWAEFEWENKVTVNTNIIDLNEYLQHILGSTNMKCLTPEKALSGYCGFMAANLYARSIFGEDALANVSIEKPIHLGPDAPVTGHIRIRAKSQGMALSLGDKINLSQKKPTV